ACCCGTGGTGGCGATGGGTCTTCATCGGCCTCGTGGACCATGCGTGGCGGCGACGGCTCATCGTGTCCCGCCCGCGGTGGTGATGGAACATCCTCGTGGTCCACCCGTGCTGGTGACGgatcttcatcatcatcatcatggCCCGTGCGTGGTGGCGATGGCTCTTCATGGGCCACCCGCGGCGGTGATGCGGCGACGCCATCTTTCACCAAGGAGGGGGGCGAGGAGGTTCTCAAAATCCGTGTGGCCGCTGACGTGGCGCCAGCGGCGACGTCGTCCCTGAGCTCCCTCCTGAAGGATGCCGGTGAGGAGGTCCTCAAGATCTgcgtggaggaggaggaggaggaagaagaagaagaggaggaggaagagggtggccaccgccgccgccgccgccccaccgaTGCCCTCCAGATcgtgctggaggaggaggaggaggaagatggggCACCTGGCGATACCCACGAGCCCCCCAAGATCTTCTACATCAAGCAGGAGGTGGGCGACGCCGGCGCCGTTGAGGACCTCCTGCCAGCGACCGAGTTGGTGGGCGGTTTTGCGCCGGCGGAGGTGAGCTACGTCAtcccggcgggcggcggcgggacgaCGGTGACAACCGGCGGCACGATGGTGACAACCGGAGGAGCGGCCGTCTTCCCGCAACCATCTTGGAAACCGGTGGACCTTCACGGGAACGAGATCCTGGGCCGAGGTCAAGCCCTTCACGCTCCGGTGAAGCTGGGAGCGGCTCCCGACGGCAAACGTTTCGGTTGCTTGTGCGGTAAACGGTTCGCCGTCAAACCCAAGCGGGATCGGCACATCATGCTGACCTTCAGCCTGCGTCCCTTCGCCTGCGCCGCCTGTCACAAGCGTTTCAAGTTGAAGCATCACTTGACGGAGCACATGAAGACCCACGACGGAGCTGGGCGAGCCTGCGAGCGCTGCGGCCGGCGCTTCCGCCTACGGAGCGGTTTGGCCAAACATCGGCCGCTCTGTCAGGGGGCtcggtggggaggggggtgctgGGCCTGCGAgtgagggagggggggaaaaggggtgGGGAATGGTTTAGGGTCTGGCGCAGTTCAGGCACTGGTCCCAGTTTAGGGCTCTCATCCCAGTTCAGGCTCTGGACGCAGTTTAGGGCTCTGGTTCCAGTTCGAGTTCTGGTCCCAGTTCAGGGCTCTCGTCCCAGTTCAGGGCTCTCATCCCAGTTCAGGCTCTGGTTCCAGTTCAGGGCTCTCCTCCCAGTTCAGGGCTCTTGTCCCAGTATAGGGCTCTCATCCCAGTTCGAGCTCTGGTCCCAGTTTAGGGCTCTCCTCCCAGTTCAGGTCTCATCCCAGTTTGAGCTCTGGTCCCAGTTTAGGACTCTTGCCCCAGTTCAGGCTCTCGTCCCAGTTCAGGGCTCTTGTCACAGTTCAGGGCTCTCATTCCAGTTCAGGTTCTCATCCCAGTTCAGGCTCTTGTCCCAGTTTAGGGCTCTCATCCCAGTTCGAGCTCTGGTCCCAGTTTAGGGCTCTCATTCCAGCTCAGGCTCTAGTCCCAGTTTAGGGCTGTCGTCCCAGTTTAGGGCTGTCATCCCAGTTTGAGTTCTGGTCCCAGTTCAGGCTCTTGTCCCAGTTTAGGGCTCTCGTCCCAGTTCAGGGCTTTTGTCCCAATTCAGGCTCTCATCCCAGTTCAGGCTCTGGTCCCAGTTCAGGGCTCTCATCCCAGTTCAGGCTCTCATCCCAGTTCAAGCTCTGGTCCCAGTTCAAGCTCTGGTCCCAATTTAGGGCTCTCATCCCAGTTCAGGCTCTGGTTCCAGTTTGAGTTCTGGTCCCAGTTTGAGCACTGGTCCCAGTTCAGGCTCTCATCCGAGTTCGACCTCTGGTCCCAGTTTAGGGCTCTCCTCCCAGTTCAGGTCTCATCCCAGTTTGAGCTCTGGTCCCAGTTTAGGACTCTTGCCCCAGTTCAGGCTCTCGTCCCAGTTTAGGGCTCGGGTCCCACTTTAGGGCTCTCATAACAGTTCAGGGCTCTTGTCACAGTTCAGGGCTCTCATTCCAGTTCAGGTTCTCATCCCAGTTCAGGCTCTTGTCCCAGTTTAGGGCTCTCATCCCAGTTCGAGCTCTGGTCCCAGTTCAGGGCTCTCGTCCCAGTTCAGGCTCTCATCCCAGTTCAGGCTCTGGTCCCAGTTCAGGACTGTCATCCCGGTTTAGGGCTCTTGTCCCAGTTCAGGGCTCTCATCCCAGTTCAGGGCTCGGGTCCCAGTTTAGGGCTCTCGTCCCAGTATAGGGCTCCCATCCCAGTTCGAGCTCTGGTCCCAATTTAGGGCTCTGATCCCAGTTTAGGGCTGTCGTCCCAGTTCAGCCTCTGGTCCCAGTTCAGGGCTCTCATCCCAGTTCAGGGCTCTCATCCCAGTTCAGGGCTCTCATCCCAGTTTGAGCTCTGGTCCGTTTAGGGCTCTTGTCCCAGTTCAGGCTCTCGTCCCAGTTTAGGGCTCTGTTCCCAGTTTAGGACTCTGTTCCCAGTTTAGGACTCTGTTTAGGACTCTCATCCCAGTTCGAGTTCTGGTCCCAGTTCAAGCTCTGGTCCCAGTTTAGCGCTCTTGTCGCAGTTCAGGGCTCTCGTCCCAGTTCAGGGCTCTTGTCCCAGTTCAGGCTCTGGTCCCAGTTCAGGGCTCTCATCCCAGTTCGAGCTCTGGTCCCAGTTTAGGGCTGTCATCCCAGTTCAGGCTCTGGTCCCAGTTCAGGGCTCTGGTTCCAGTTTGAGTTCTGGTCCCAGTTTGAGCACTGGTCCCAGTTCAGGCTCTCATCCCAGTTTGAGCTCTGGTTCCAGTTTAGGGCTCTGGTCCCAGTTCAGGGCTCTCGTCCCAGTTTAGGGCTCTGTTCCCAGTGTAGGACTCTCATCCCAGTTTGAGTTCTGGTCCCAGTTCAAGCTCTGGTCCCAGTTTAGGGCTCTCATTCCAGTTCAGGCTGTACTGGTTCAGGCCCTGTACTGGTTTGGGGCTGGCTCCCAGTTCAGGTTCTATACTGGTTTGGGGCCAGCTCCCACTTAAGGCCAGTTCCTAGTTCAGGCCCTGTACTGGTTTAGGGCCAGCTCCCACTTAAGGCCA
Above is a genomic segment from Buteo buteo chromosome 32, bButBut1.hap1.1, whole genome shotgun sequence containing:
- the ZBTB9 gene encoding zinc finger and BTB domain-containing protein 9 encodes the protein MAAEGGRVQISFPQHAAALLDSLNRLRLEGKFCDVAVHVGGRIFPAHKSVLAAASPFFHDKLLLQDGGRLLLPPAIDPDAFEGLLHLIYSGRLTLLLEALPGHLLVASGLQMWHVVDQCSEILRELEGGACRWAGRSSEATSSSLSSGRGGEASSSWTTRSGDGSSCITHGGDGSSSSSWTTRGGDGSLCTTHGGDGASSWTTRGDGSSCTTHGGDGGSSWTTRGGDGSSCPTRGGDGASSWPTRGGDGSSSASWTMRGGDGSSCPARGGDGTSSWSTRAGDGSSSSSSWPVRGGDGSSWATRGGDAATPSFTKEGGEEVLKIRVAADVAPAATSSLSSLLKDAGEEVLKICVEEEEEEEEEEEEEEGGHRRRRRPTDALQIVLEEEEEEDGAPGDTHEPPKIFYIKQEVGDAGAVEDLLPATELVGGFAPAEVSYVIPAGGGGTTVTTGGTMVTTGGAAVFPQPSWKPVDLHGNEILGRGQALHAPVKLGAAPDGKRFGCLCGKRFAVKPKRDRHIMLTFSLRPFACAACHKRFKLKHHLTEHMKTHDGAGRACERCGRRFRLRSGLAKHRPLCQGARWGGGCWACE